A genomic segment from Mus musculus strain C57BL/6J chromosome 13, GRCm38.p6 C57BL/6J encodes:
- the Ankrd34b gene encoding ankyrin repeat domain-containing protein 34B isoform X1 yields the protein MDEGSEVSTDGNSLIKAVHQSRLRLTRLLLEGGAYINESNDRGETPLMIACKTKHVDQQSVGRAKMVKYLLENSADPNIQDKSGKSALMHACLERAGPEVVSLLLKSGADLSLQDHSGYSALVYAINAEDRDTLKVLLSACQAKGKEVIIITTAKSPSGRHTTQHHLNMPPADMDGSHPPATPSEIDIKTASLPLSYSSETDLTLFGFKDKELCGGSDNTWDPDSPPRKPVIATNGPKLSQAPAWIKSTPSLKHQARVASLQEELQDITPEEEIAYKTNALALSKRFITRHQSIDVKDTAHLLRAFDQVNSRKMSYDEINYHSLFPEGSQTSVEIPTDRDPDSNQIFASTLKSIVQKRNSGANHYSSDSQLAEGVTPPTVEDGKAAKKKIFAPSPSLLSGSKELVEPAPPGPLSRRNHAVLERRGSGAFPLDHSLAQSRPGFLPPLNVNPHPPITDIGVNNKICGLLSCGQKALMPTAPIFPKEFKTKKMLLRRQSLQTEQIKQLVNF from the coding sequence ATGGATGAAGGCTCAGAAGTTTCAACGGATGGAAATTCCTTGATCAAAGCAGTACATCAGAGCAGGCTTCGCCTCACTAGACTTTTGCTAGAAGGTGGCGCCTACATCAACGAAAGCAACGACCGTGGGGAAACCCCTTTAATGATTGCTTGTAAGACCAAACATGTCGATCAACAGAGCGTCGGTAGAGCCAAGATGGTTAAATACCTCTTAGAGAACAGCGCTGACCCCAACATCCAGGACAAATCCGGGAAAAGTGCCCTGATGCACGCATGCTTGGAAAGAGCCGGCCCAGAGGTGGTTTCCTTGCTCCTCAAGAGCGGGGCCGATCTCAGCTTGCAGGACCATTCTGGCTACTCAGCTCTGGTTTATGCTATAAATGCGGAAGACAGAGATACCCTGAAAGTCCTCCTTAGTGCTTGCCAGGCAAAGGGCAAAGAGGTTATCATTATAACCACAGCGAAGTCGCCCTCTGGGAGGCACACCACCCAGCACCACCTAAACATGCCTCCCGCAGACATGGACGGGAGCCATCCCCCGGCCACGCCTTCGGAAATTGACATCAAAACAGCCTCGTTGCCACTTTCCTATTCTTCTGAGACGGACCTGACACTCTTTGGCTTCAAGGATAAGGAGTTGTGTGGGGGCAGTGATAATACCTGGGACCCAGACTCTCCTCCGAGGAAGCCTGTGATAGCCACTAATGGGCCCAAGCTATCCCAGGCTCCAGCCTGGATCAAGAGTACCCCATCATTAAAGCACCAGGCCAGAGTGGCCTCCTTGCAAGAGGAGCTCCAAGATATCACTCCAGAGGAAGAAATAGCCTACAAAACCAACGCGCTGGCACTCTCTAAGCGGTTCATCACCAGGCACCAGAGCATCGATGTAAAAGACACTGCACACTTGCTCAGGGCCTTTGACCAGGTCAACTCAAGGAAAATGTCATATGATGAAATAAATTACCATTCCTTGTTTCCAGAAGGAAGCCAGACAAGCGTGGAGATTCCCACTGACCGGGACCCAGACTCTAATCAGATTTTTGCCTCCACGCTGAAGAGTATAGTTCAAAAGCGAAACTCTGGGGCCAATCACTACAGCTCTGATTCGCAGCTCGCTGAGGGTGTCACCCCTCCAACCGTAGAAGATGGCAAAGCTGCAAAGAAAAAGATCTTCGCGCCATCTCCTTCCTTGCTTTCAGGGTCCAAAGAATTAGTGGAGCCTGCTCCTCCAGGCCCCCTGAGCAGGAGGAATCACGCGGTGTTGGAAAGGCGTGGTTCCGGGGCTTTCCCCTTAGACCACAGTCTGGCGCAGAGCAGACCCGGCTTTCTGCCGCCCTTGAATGTGAATCCTCACCCTCCCATTACAGACATTGGTGTCAACAACAAGATCTGCGGCCTGCTTTCTTGTGGCCAAAAAGCGCTTATGCCGACGGCCCCTATTTTCCCGAAAGAATTTAAAACCAAAAAGATGCTGTTAAGGAGGCAGTCCCTGCAGACGGAACAAATTAAGCAATTAGTAAATTTTTAA